A window of Dehalococcoidales bacterium contains these coding sequences:
- a CDS encoding DUF4342 domain-containing protein, translated as MTEKYTVSGSQVVEKVKQLIHEGNIRRVRLLHEGRTVIEIPLSIGAPATAIAIIAAPLLAALGAFAALVTECTIEVEKMEDKE; from the coding sequence ATGACAGAAAAATATACCGTATCGGGAAGTCAGGTGGTGGAAAAAGTAAAACAGCTTATCCATGAAGGCAATATCAGGAGAGTACGCTTACTCCACGAAGGACGCACCGTTATCGAAATTCCGCTGTCAATAGGTGCCCCGGCAACAGCTATTGCAATTATTGCCGCGCCCCTGCTGGCCGCCCTGGGCGCTTTCGCCGCACTGGTCACGGAATGCACCATCGAGGTCGAGAAGATGGAGGACAAGGAATAA
- the argF gene encoding ornithine carbamoyltransferase — MKGKDLLSISDLSGDDILSFISDTVDIKAKGWLSLLERKTLALIFEKPSLRTRVSFEVAMGGLGGQTIYLSPAEVGLGERESVPDVARVLSRYVDVIAARTFSHETLGIMATYATVPVVNALSDREHPCQALADLLTIYEKKDDLAGLTLAFIGDGNNVANSLLLAAALTGMNFRIASPPGYTVQPEIWQLAEDYAASSGGEIFSAEDPDLAVSGADVVYTDVWTSMGQEAEALERQRVFANYRVDSKLLSLAKDDAILMHPLPAHRGQEVAEGILDSPQSVVFDQAENRMHVQKALLAHLLGGLSRPLAGYH, encoded by the coding sequence TTGAAAGGGAAAGACTTGCTTTCAATATCTGACCTCAGCGGTGATGATATCCTCTCCTTCATCTCTGATACTGTCGATATCAAAGCCAAGGGATGGCTTTCTTTACTGGAGCGGAAGACCTTAGCCCTCATTTTTGAAAAGCCCTCATTAAGGACCCGGGTGAGTTTTGAGGTAGCTATGGGAGGACTGGGTGGTCAGACCATCTATCTGTCTCCGGCAGAGGTTGGGCTGGGGGAACGGGAGTCAGTCCCGGATGTGGCCCGGGTGCTCAGCCGCTACGTAGATGTTATCGCCGCGCGCACCTTTTCCCACGAGACTCTGGGAATTATGGCCACCTATGCCACGGTACCCGTAGTGAACGCTCTCTCTGACCGGGAACACCCCTGCCAGGCACTGGCCGACCTGCTCACCATCTATGAGAAAAAGGATGATTTAGCGGGCTTGACCCTGGCTTTCATTGGCGATGGCAATAATGTAGCCAACAGCCTGCTGCTGGCGGCGGCATTAACCGGAATGAATTTCAGAATAGCTTCCCCACCCGGTTACACAGTTCAGCCGGAAATATGGCAACTGGCTGAGGACTATGCCGCCTCCAGCGGTGGCGAAATATTCAGCGCCGAGGACCCGGATCTTGCGGTCAGTGGCGCCGACGTCGTCTATACTGATGTCTGGACGAGTATGGGGCAGGAAGCAGAGGCGCTGGAACGCCAGCGCGTGTTCGCTAATTACCGGGTAGATAGTAAGCTCCTGTCTCTGGCTAAAGATGATGCCATATTGATGCACCCGTTACCGGCTCACCGGGGGCAGGAAGTGGCTGAGGGCATTCTGGATAGTCCGCAGTCGGTAGTCTTTGACCAGGCGGAGAACCGGATGCACGTGCAGAAGGCGCTGTTAGCCCACCTGCTGGGCGGTCTGTCCAGGCCGCTGGCTGGCTATCATTAG
- a CDS encoding 4Fe-4S binding protein, producing MTGKMALVDYKKCLPELCDSGTCAAVLACPHRLLKQEMPYEAPMPDPSVCRGCAKCVVACPLKAIQIYLT from the coding sequence ATGACCGGAAAGATGGCCCTGGTTGATTACAAAAAGTGTCTCCCGGAACTTTGTGATAGCGGTACATGTGCCGCGGTTCTGGCGTGTCCCCACAGGTTGCTGAAACAGGAAATGCCCTATGAGGCGCCAATGCCTGACCCCTCCGTTTGCCGGGGCTGCGCCAAGTGCGTTGTCGCTTGCCCGCTGAAAGCGATACAAATATACCTGACATAA
- a CDS encoding rhodanese-like domain-containing protein, which yields MTGTKRKYFGALALLVVFGLVMAAGCAQTGAQVISPQEATALIQENGNNPDFIIIDVRTPQEYNDGHIVGSVNIDFYAADFRDRISALDRSKTYLIYCQSGNRSGQSRGMMVELGFEKIYDIGGGIVAWRAAGLPTVK from the coding sequence ATGACAGGGACCAAGAGAAAATATTTCGGCGCGCTGGCGCTGTTAGTGGTCTTCGGGCTGGTCATGGCGGCTGGCTGCGCCCAGACCGGCGCTCAAGTCATCTCTCCGCAGGAGGCCACTGCCTTGATACAGGAAAACGGTAACAACCCGGACTTCATCATCATTGATGTGCGTACACCGCAGGAGTACAACGACGGACATATCGTGGGCTCCGTTAATATTGATTTCTACGCCGCTGACTTCCGCGACCGTATCAGCGCACTTGACCGGAGCAAGACTTACCTTATCTACTGCCAGAGCGGCAACCGCAGCGGTCAAAGCCGGGGGATGATGGTCGAGCTTGGCTTTGAGAAGATATACGACATCGGGGGGGGAATAGTTGCCTGGAGGGCGGCCGGACTGCCTACGGTGAAGTAA
- a CDS encoding GIY-YIG nuclease family protein, producing MAGKGSYILLISLPGEQAISVGSLKTVCFPRGYYAYVGSALGGYKARLNRHLRADKRPRWHIDYLLREASINEMALCPTTDRVECAMARALSQQFDSIPGFGCSDCRCCSHLFFTADNEELKAEVISIIKRLGIKPVVI from the coding sequence ATGGCCGGAAAGGGGAGCTATATCCTGCTCATCAGCCTCCCCGGTGAGCAGGCGATTTCCGTGGGCAGTCTTAAAACAGTCTGTTTTCCCCGTGGTTACTATGCTTATGTCGGCTCCGCACTGGGCGGATACAAAGCCAGGCTAAACCGCCACCTTAGAGCGGATAAAAGGCCCCGCTGGCACATCGACTACCTGCTACGGGAGGCGTCAATAAACGAGATGGCACTGTGCCCGACTACGGACAGGGTTGAATGCGCCATGGCCCGGGCACTCAGCCAGCAGTTCGATTCCATCCCCGGCTTTGGCTGCAGCGATTGCCGCTGCTGCAGCCACCTCTTTTTTACTGCTGATAATGAGGAACTGAAAGCGGAAGTTATTTCAATTATTAAACGGCTGGGGATAAAGCCGGTAGTGATTTGA
- a CDS encoding DsrE family protein, translated as MKLAIIINSNDAETAWNALRLANESISQGNETTVFLLGSGVEVVGIKSETFNIAELGEKFLSGGGNLLACGTCLKSREQEAGVCSISTMSQLVEVITGSDKLVTFG; from the coding sequence ATGAAACTGGCGATCATCATTAACAGCAATGATGCGGAAACAGCCTGGAACGCGCTGCGCCTGGCCAATGAGAGTATTAGCCAGGGAAATGAGACGACCGTCTTTCTCCTCGGCAGTGGCGTGGAGGTAGTAGGCATCAAGAGCGAGACTTTCAATATCGCCGAGTTGGGGGAGAAGTTCCTCAGCGGCGGTGGTAATCTCCTGGCCTGCGGGACCTGCCTTAAATCCAGAGAACAGGAAGCCGGGGTTTGCTCTATCTCAACGATGTCACAACTGGTAGAGGTTATTACTGGTTCAGATAAATTGGTCACCTTTGGCTGA
- a CDS encoding histidine phosphatase family protein, with amino-acid sequence MTKIILARHGETAWNVEEIFRGRADVDLNATGINQAELLAEFLNKADIEAVYSGPLQRALKTAEAIAHHHNLRVEIASGLNDLDFGKWQGLPSKQVKERYPQLYDEWVNTPHRVKIPEAESLDAVRQRALSLVDEVIARHIGIVVLVSHRVVNKVLICALLGLDNSHFWNIRQDNCGITTFSHERGRFVLTGHNDTSFLAPLSQAPLSDF; translated from the coding sequence ATGACCAAAATTATTCTAGCCAGACACGGAGAGACGGCATGGAACGTCGAGGAAATATTCCGCGGCAGGGCTGATGTTGATTTGAACGCCACCGGAATCAACCAGGCGGAACTGCTGGCGGAATTCCTCAACAAAGCGGATATTGAAGCTGTTTACTCCGGTCCCCTGCAGCGCGCCCTCAAAACGGCGGAGGCGATTGCCCACCATCATAATCTCCGGGTAGAGATCGCCTCCGGGTTGAATGACCTTGATTTCGGGAAGTGGCAGGGGCTACCCAGTAAACAGGTCAAGGAGAGGTATCCACAGCTTTATGATGAATGGGTTAATACCCCTCACCGGGTAAAAATACCGGAGGCGGAGAGCCTGGATGCCGTCAGGCAGAGGGCGCTCAGCCTGGTGGATGAGGTAATAGCCAGGCACATCGGCATTGTTGTCCTGGTATCTCACCGCGTGGTGAACAAGGTGCTGATCTGCGCTCTGCTGGGACTGGACAACTCCCACTTCTGGAACATCAGGCAGGACAACTGTGGAATTACTACCTTCAGTCATGAAAGAGGTCGTTTTGTCCTTACCGGCCATAATGACACCTCTTTCCTGGCTCCCCTCAGCCAAGCTCCGCTCAGTGACTTTTAG
- a CDS encoding metalloregulator ArsR/SmtB family transcription factor, whose amino-acid sequence MEEQVYTYHAEMCKVFSHPKRLELINALRDGEMSAGELSVRLELAPANLSQHLSMMRERRILVSRKEGNMVYYRIANPRLLIEAFDLLREILFEQIRQDAALIQENSSQTVVAVTSERLQGG is encoded by the coding sequence ATGGAAGAGCAAGTTTATACTTATCATGCCGAGATGTGCAAGGTCTTCTCTCATCCGAAGCGGCTGGAACTGATTAATGCCCTTCGAGATGGTGAGATGAGCGCCGGTGAACTCAGCGTCAGGCTTGAACTAGCGCCGGCTAACCTGTCCCAACACCTGAGCATGATGCGGGAACGCCGTATCCTTGTCTCAAGGAAAGAGGGAAACATGGTCTACTACCGTATAGCTAATCCCCGCCTTCTTATTGAAGCCTTCGATTTATTGCGGGAAATATTATTTGAGCAGATCAGGCAGGATGCGGCCCTTATCCAAGAAAACAGCAGCCAGACAGTAGTGGCCGTGACCTCTGAAAGACTTCAGGGAGGCTAA
- a CDS encoding SHOCT domain-containing protein codes for MDKNLKTILIIGGIIVGVLAILSIVPGILWGGQYGSWGMMGPGMMGGYGTMFLMPILWIVVLGLIIWAVVAAVRPGESSRSDSGTSSALEVLKKRYARGEIDKEEFEEKKKDLI; via the coding sequence GTGGATAAGAATCTAAAGACAATATTGATAATAGGGGGCATCATCGTAGGTGTTCTGGCTATCCTGTCCATAGTCCCCGGAATCCTCTGGGGAGGGCAATACGGAAGTTGGGGTATGATGGGCCCCGGTATGATGGGAGGTTATGGTACCATGTTTCTTATGCCTATTTTGTGGATAGTTGTTCTAGGGTTGATCATTTGGGCAGTTGTGGCTGCTGTCCGTCCCGGCGAATCAAGCAGGTCGGATTCTGGAACGTCTTCAGCGCTGGAGGTGCTTAAAAAGAGATACGCACGGGGCGAGATAGACAAAGAAGAGTTTGAAGAGAAGAAAAAAGACCTGATTTGA